The following coding sequences lie in one Synergistota bacterium genomic window:
- the ggt gene encoding gamma-glutamyltransferase yields MSFNPFSYRYPSRRSLVYGNKGMIATSVPLAAQAGLEILKRGGNAIDAAIATAICLTVVEPTSNGIGGDAFAIVYHNGKLVGLNSSGFAPKLISAEKFIERGLKRIPKYGFPPVTVPGAPAAWAYLSRKFGKLPFKELFEPAIAYAEEGFPISVTVASSWKKAFETYSKLSGEEFSFWFKAFCYEGRPPEPGEIIKLRDHAKTLRKLAESHSEEFYKGEIAERIDNFSRKYGGYIRKEDLASFEPEEVNPLSINYRGYEVYELPPNSQGMVVLIALGILSGFKMPPPDTPEALHLQIESIKLAFEDAFHFISDPRFREIPIKELLGEDRLEKKRALISDRAYLPKVDIIKEFGTVYLATADKEGNMVSFIQSNFTGFGSGLVVPETGIALHNRGYSFSLDPKSPNFLEPGKRPYHTIIPGFLMKEGKPIGPFGVMGAFMQPQGHLQVLSRIIDWGMNPQEALDGPRWQWRGEKTLHLESKFLKEVAETLKQMGHEILYSDDVDSFGRGQVIWQLENGTLIGATEPRADGYIAVF; encoded by the coding sequence ATGAGTTTCAACCCATTTTCTTATAGATATCCTTCAAGAAGAAGCCTAGTTTATGGAAATAAAGGCATGATCGCAACATCCGTTCCCCTAGCAGCCCAAGCTGGCCTTGAGATTTTAAAAAGGGGTGGCAACGCCATAGATGCCGCTATAGCTACAGCTATATGTCTAACAGTCGTCGAACCCACAAGCAATGGTATAGGTGGAGATGCATTTGCTATAGTTTATCATAACGGTAAGCTCGTTGGTTTAAACTCAAGCGGCTTTGCTCCAAAGCTCATCTCAGCAGAGAAATTCATCGAACGAGGCTTAAAGAGGATACCAAAATATGGTTTTCCTCCGGTAACTGTCCCGGGAGCGCCTGCAGCCTGGGCATATCTATCCAGAAAGTTTGGAAAGCTACCCTTTAAGGAGCTCTTTGAACCAGCTATAGCTTACGCAGAAGAAGGCTTCCCGATATCAGTAACCGTGGCAAGCTCATGGAAAAAGGCCTTCGAAACATACTCGAAACTCTCCGGAGAAGAGTTCTCCTTCTGGTTTAAAGCTTTCTGCTATGAAGGGCGACCACCCGAACCAGGAGAGATAATTAAACTTAGAGATCATGCAAAAACCTTAAGAAAATTAGCAGAAAGTCACTCTGAAGAGTTCTATAAGGGGGAAATCGCCGAACGAATAGATAACTTTTCAAGAAAGTATGGAGGATATATAAGAAAGGAAGATCTTGCTTCCTTCGAACCTGAAGAGGTAAATCCCTTAAGTATTAATTATAGAGGTTATGAAGTTTACGAACTTCCTCCTAATTCCCAGGGAATGGTGGTACTAATAGCCCTGGGAATACTTTCTGGTTTTAAGATGCCACCTCCCGATACCCCAGAAGCCTTACATCTTCAAATAGAATCGATAAAGCTTGCTTTTGAAGATGCTTTCCACTTTATATCCGACCCTAGATTTAGAGAAATCCCTATAAAAGAGCTTTTAGGCGAAGATAGACTAGAAAAGAAAAGGGCCTTAATAAGCGATAGAGCTTATCTTCCAAAAGTAGACATAATTAAGGAGTTTGGAACAGTTTACTTAGCCACAGCAGATAAAGAAGGAAACATGGTATCCTTCATACAAAGCAACTTTACTGGCTTTGGCTCAGGTTTAGTTGTTCCAGAAACCGGAATAGCCCTTCATAATAGAGGTTACAGTTTTAGCTTAGATCCTAAAAGTCCTAACTTTTTAGAGCCAGGCAAAAGACCTTATCATACGATTATCCCAGGCTTTCTGATGAAGGAAGGAAAGCCGATAGGTCCCTTTGGTGTTATGGGAGCTTTTATGCAACCTCAGGGACACCTACAGGTACTTTCTAGGATTATAGACTGGGGGATGAATCCTCAAGAAGCCTTGGATGGCCCAAGATGGCAATGGAGAGGAGAGAAAACATTACATCTTGAGAGCAAATTTTTAAAAGAAGTAGCTGAAACTTTAAAACAGATGGGGCATGAAATTTTATATAGCGATGATGTAGACTCTTTCGGGAGAGGACAAGTTATATGGCAACTTGAAAACGGAACCTTAATAGGAGCTACAGAACCAAGGGCCGATGGTTATATAGCTGTATTTTAA
- a CDS encoding 2-keto-3-deoxygluconate permease yields the protein MINVPIVTTLQRVPGGMMLIPLLLGSIVRTTSPGFLDLGSFTTALFKNGALPLIALLILATGAQINLRQSGAVMIKTGVLLLAKTIIPAILVVIYGYIFGLNGIFGMSLLAAMTAFINSNGGLWLALAAQYGNHEDRGAYIASALNDGPFFTLVFLGLSGLGAIPLKYILAAIIPFLVGFILGNLDQKFADMMKPASSITVPFFAFALGAGIDLKSLALGGVTGIWLGLLVSLITGTLGYLSYRHILKERSAVGFAIGTTAGNAVATPAVVAQADPRFAPFSSVATAQVAASVLVTAIVTPLITHYLHKRLNKNK from the coding sequence ATGATCAATGTCCCAATAGTAACTACCTTACAGCGCGTTCCCGGTGGAATGATGCTGATACCTCTTCTTCTTGGATCTATAGTAAGGACAACCTCTCCCGGCTTCTTAGATCTCGGATCATTTACCACAGCGCTCTTTAAAAACGGTGCTTTACCACTTATCGCCTTATTAATATTAGCTACAGGAGCACAGATTAATCTCCGCCAAAGTGGAGCAGTAATGATTAAAACAGGAGTATTGCTTTTAGCTAAAACGATTATACCAGCTATACTTGTGGTCATCTATGGTTACATATTTGGGCTTAATGGGATATTCGGTATGTCTTTGCTTGCCGCAATGACAGCCTTTATAAACTCTAATGGCGGTCTCTGGTTAGCCTTAGCAGCTCAATACGGCAATCATGAGGATCGTGGTGCCTATATCGCCAGCGCATTAAACGATGGCCCATTCTTTACACTCGTCTTCTTAGGACTGAGCGGTTTAGGAGCTATACCTCTTAAATATATTTTAGCAGCTATAATACCATTCCTGGTAGGCTTTATTTTAGGCAATCTAGACCAAAAGTTTGCAGACATGATGAAACCAGCAAGCTCAATAACCGTACCATTTTTCGCCTTTGCTTTGGGAGCAGGAATAGATCTAAAATCATTAGCACTAGGAGGAGTAACCGGTATATGGTTAGGCTTACTTGTATCTTTGATAACCGGAACTCTGGGATATCTATCCTATCGTCATATTCTAAAGGAAAGAAGCGCTGTTGGATTTGCAATCGGGACAACCGCAGGCAACGCTGTGGCTACCCCTGCTGTAGTAGCTCAAGCGGATCCAAGGTTCGCTCCATTTTCCTCAGTGGCAACAGCTCAAGTTGCTGCCTCAGTCTTAGTCACCGCAATAGTAACTCCTCTTATAACCCATTATCTACATAAGAGACTTAACAAAAACAAGTGA
- a CDS encoding ABC transporter substrate-binding protein, whose product MKKIAWFLFFSLALGVLFSFSVMALDRSKIVIVATPEDPTTLDPAVAWEPKAQLVIKNCYNTLVVMDGESATKVKGELAERWEVRDEGKTYVFYLVKGVKFHDGTELTAEDVKYSIDRTIGVNKGPGAQLKEIVKNIEVVDKYTVKFELNHATPWFLTLLAQSGASILNSKLVKAHATEKDVWALDWLHDKVAGSGPYKLDRWVHEQQIVLVKNPGYFKGWKDNQFEMAIIRTIKEPSERRLLLEKGDVDIAFRVSEDDLLKIRDQKGIKVLTQPSLTIFYIGFNVKKGPLQDVRVRKALAYAFDYDAFINDAMRGFVQRLKGPVPSAIWNYDESYPYYKRDIEKAKKLLAEAGYPNGGFTLDFIVETGGDIHKQAALVFQQSLKELGIKVNIQFLSWTTIWAKMAKEEEAPQVFNTHWYADYADVENFLYYQYHSSMWGDRGFNESYYSNPEVDKLLDEARYMTDEAKRRELFAKAVRIVMEDCPAIWCAERLQIVSIRDWIKGYVLNPIYYETPCFYDLYR is encoded by the coding sequence TTGAAGAAGATAGCTTGGTTTTTGTTTTTCTCTCTTGCTTTAGGGGTTTTGTTTTCTTTTTCAGTTATGGCTCTGGATAGATCAAAGATAGTAATAGTCGCTACACCTGAGGATCCGACTACTCTTGATCCTGCTGTAGCTTGGGAACCTAAGGCTCAGCTTGTTATAAAGAACTGTTATAACACGCTTGTTGTAATGGATGGGGAAAGCGCAACTAAAGTTAAGGGGGAGCTTGCTGAAAGGTGGGAAGTTAGGGACGAGGGTAAAACCTATGTATTTTACTTAGTTAAGGGAGTTAAGTTTCATGATGGTACGGAGCTTACTGCAGAGGATGTAAAATATTCTATTGATAGAACTATAGGGGTGAACAAGGGTCCAGGGGCTCAGCTTAAGGAGATAGTAAAGAATATCGAAGTAGTTGACAAATATACTGTTAAGTTTGAGCTTAATCATGCTACCCCATGGTTTTTAACTCTTTTAGCTCAGTCTGGTGCTTCCATTTTGAATAGCAAGTTAGTGAAAGCTCATGCTACTGAGAAAGATGTGTGGGCCTTAGATTGGCTTCATGATAAAGTTGCAGGCTCTGGTCCTTATAAGCTTGATAGGTGGGTTCATGAACAGCAGATAGTTTTGGTTAAGAATCCGGGTTATTTTAAAGGATGGAAGGATAATCAGTTTGAGATGGCTATAATAAGGACTATAAAGGAGCCATCCGAAAGAAGGCTTCTGCTTGAGAAGGGAGATGTGGATATAGCTTTCAGAGTTTCTGAGGATGATTTGCTAAAGATAAGGGACCAAAAAGGGATAAAGGTCTTAACACAGCCTTCTTTAACTATATTTTATATTGGGTTTAATGTTAAGAAGGGTCCCTTGCAAGATGTTAGAGTTAGGAAGGCTTTAGCATATGCTTTTGACTATGATGCTTTTATAAACGATGCAATGCGTGGATTTGTTCAAAGGCTGAAGGGGCCTGTTCCAAGCGCTATATGGAACTATGATGAGAGTTATCCATATTATAAGAGGGATATAGAAAAAGCGAAGAAACTACTAGCTGAAGCCGGATATCCTAACGGTGGTTTCACTTTGGATTTCATAGTTGAAACAGGTGGTGATATACATAAACAGGCGGCCTTGGTTTTTCAGCAAAGCCTTAAGGAGCTTGGGATAAAGGTCAACATTCAGTTCTTGTCATGGACCACTATATGGGCTAAGATGGCTAAGGAGGAAGAGGCCCCTCAGGTTTTTAATACTCACTGGTATGCTGATTATGCGGATGTGGAGAATTTTCTTTACTATCAGTATCATTCCTCTATGTGGGGGGATAGAGGGTTTAATGAGTCTTACTATTCTAATCCCGAGGTCGATAAGTTGCTTGATGAAGCAAGGTATATGACTGACGAAGCTAAAAGGAGAGAATTGTTTGCTAAGGCAGTTAGGATTGTAATGGAAGATTGTCCAGCTATATGGTGTGCTGAAAGGCTTCAGATAGTATCAATAAGAGATTGGATAAAGGGGTACGTCTTAAATCCCATTTATTACGAAACTCCTTGTTTTTATGATCTTTATAGGTAG
- a CDS encoding ABC transporter permease yields MKLRHYVIRRILLLFPVLLGVITITFFLIYLVPSNPARLIAGPRATGDQLKQINLELGLDKPIYVRYFMYLKKLIKGDLGRSILTRRPVLDDLMTFFPATLELTLASMLIMVPMGILLGVISAIKRNSSLDHIIRIFALSGVSMPVYWLGLILLLVFYFKLGILPGPGRLDPHIVPPPMITGLYILDSLLTGRWDAFTSSIKHIILPAMTLAYATTGMTARVMRSSMLDVISAEYIRTARAKGLGFWQIVFRHALRNALIAPLTFIGYQFGYLLAGAVLTESIFGWPGLGRYAVEAMTNVDFPAVLGVVILTTIIYVIVNLVVDIAYVVIDPRIRLGGKE; encoded by the coding sequence TTGAAGCTCCGTCATTATGTGATTAGAAGGATTCTTCTTCTTTTCCCTGTTCTTCTTGGAGTTATCACTATAACCTTTTTCCTTATTTATCTTGTTCCGAGTAATCCTGCAAGGCTTATAGCTGGTCCACGTGCTACAGGTGATCAGCTTAAGCAAATTAATCTTGAGCTTGGTTTAGACAAGCCCATTTATGTTCGGTATTTTATGTATCTTAAAAAGCTAATTAAGGGGGATCTGGGAAGATCTATTTTGACCAGGAGGCCTGTTCTTGATGATCTTATGACGTTTTTCCCAGCTACGCTTGAACTGACTTTAGCAAGTATGCTAATCATGGTTCCAATGGGGATCCTTTTAGGGGTTATTTCTGCGATTAAGAGAAACTCCTCTTTAGATCATATTATAAGAATTTTTGCTTTAAGTGGGGTTTCCATGCCTGTCTACTGGCTAGGGCTTATATTGCTTTTAGTTTTTTACTTTAAGCTTGGTATCCTTCCCGGGCCGGGAAGGCTTGATCCTCATATAGTTCCACCTCCTATGATAACCGGTCTTTATATATTAGATAGCCTTCTTACGGGAAGGTGGGATGCCTTCACAAGTAGCATAAAGCATATTATACTCCCCGCTATGACCTTAGCTTATGCCACTACTGGCATGACCGCAAGGGTGATGCGCTCTTCTATGCTTGATGTGATAAGTGCGGAATATATAAGGACTGCAAGGGCCAAGGGGTTAGGTTTTTGGCAAATAGTATTTAGGCATGCTTTGCGTAATGCTCTGATAGCTCCTTTAACCTTTATAGGTTACCAGTTTGGCTATCTTTTAGCAGGTGCCGTGTTGACCGAGAGCATATTTGGGTGGCCGGGTCTTGGAAGATATGCGGTTGAAGCTATGACAAATGTGGATTTTCCAGCAGTTTTAGGTGTGGTTATACTAACTACGATTATTTATGTCATAGTCAATCTGGTTGTGGATATAGCTTATGTAGTAATAGATCCGAGGATAAGACTGGGAGGAAAGGAATGA